The genome window TGAAGACCTAGAGATTCCTGAGTAGCAGGTCCAGTTACCCCCACTTTCACTTTGGGGATCTTTGTGGTGGCTCCCTTTTCATTCTGTCTTAACTACGGAGCTGAGGTGGTATTAAAAAGAAAGGCGGAAGGACGAGAAGAAAAAAGAtcagaggggagggggaaagaagcAAGCGTTCTTTAGTCTTGTTTCTTATCTTTAGGCTCCACCCTGACTTTAGCTGTTTATTAGGTCCAGGGGTATAAGGTTCTTCAGGAAGAAGTTAAGTGGCAGAGGCCCTGGGTGTCAGAGGGAGCAGGGATGGAACTCTATGCCAACCAGCTGAAAACCAGGACCTGCTGCTGGAGACGCCTCCTGGTTTTGTAACTATTACAATTGACTCCCAAAACCCCTTCCTTGAACCAACACTTTGTTCTGCCTGTATCTCCTGGTATCCATTTGTGCTAAATTTCACAACTATTTAGTTAGATTCACTTAATCTTCCTCCCAATCAATTCCTTTGAGGGGAGACCTGGACTCCAAACTGAAACCACTCAGCGTCCACAcctcatctctctcttcttcccccagtGGAAATGCCTAGGCCTCCTTCAACCAGGCCATGGACCCATCATCTCTAGAAAGCCCACAGTTCCAACTACAGCACCCAGGAAGAGGGAAATTTGGCCCCAGCAGCCCCCCACCTGTTTAGAGAGGCAAAGAGAACTCACCTTGGAGAAAGGTGTGTGAGTGGAAGGCAGATATAATGtatcacattgtgtgtgtgtgtgtgtgtgtgtgtgtgtgtgtgtgtgtgtgtgtattttattccTACCTAGCTTCATTAGAACTAAGGTTAGAGCAAAGAGCAGTCGGGTCCAGCCCTGCCTGTACGAACAGTTGCCTCCTTTTATGTTTTTGCCCCTAAGCAGGATTTTGAGGAGAGATTCCATTTCGTTTAAGATAATTGGAATATCAATTTTCTTCTCCTGTCCCTGATGATATCTGAGCAGGGAGATGACGAGAGAGCCGAGAGCCGGCTGTCTACGTATCACTTAAACAGGTTTGGAGCGCAGGATGCTGTAGAAAGTTCCAGCCACCTCTAGGCACAGGCGGTTGCTTTTGCACTTAAAACTCTCTGAagtgcaaagtgtgtgtgtgtgtgtatgtgtgtgtgtgtgtgtgtgtgtgtgtacattggcAGAGCAAAGCCAGGTCTAGCACATTTCTCAAACGGGAGTGGGAGTGACTTTTGCAGAGTTAGGAAGCTGGTTTGAGAAACAGACGCAGGAACCAGGTACCACCACAGCCTAGCCACAGGAATACTCCAAGGATGAgatgaggaaggggtggggacagGCCAGTCCCATCAGTTTCTGGCGTGAAAGGTTCCTTAAACAGTATTTACTGAAGTTGGAACAAAGCTTTGGAAGTAAGGCAGGTGGCCACGGCACATTGGCTGGAGCCCGGGCTCTAGGAGAAACCAGACCAGAGCTCCACTCCCCACAGGAAGGGTCTCCAGCCATCAGGCTCTAGACTAGTGGGATGCAGGTCAAAGTCTGAGAAATGGACACAAGGTAGACAGACAGTCAGACTGAACTGGGGAGGCGAGAGTCCTAAAGGCTCCAGCAGAGTCAGGAAAagactaaagttaaaaaaaaaaaaaaaaagtggctggcCATCCCACCAGAATGGGGCGTTGTTATAAGTAATCCAAGTAATTAGGGGAGGGTAAAGTAAGATTTCTGCAATATCAAGTTTGAAGTTTGAACAAGGATAAGCTTTAGGCTTTCCAGGGAGAAAACTCATCTTTATCTCTGAGAACCCTTCCCAGCGGAGGCAGAAGGCTGAAGACCGTCTGGGGCAGTTATTCCAGGACTCTGTGCCCACGGGTGCTGGGGCTCCAGGCTCCCTCCCTGCCGGGAAGCCCTGCCTTTCCGGCTGAAAAGCCTCCCTCCCCAGTGGCTCAATTAACCGGATTATTGTTTCCTACAGAGAGGAATCACCTCGCATTCAGCTGAACCCTGTCATGGCAAATGCCACGCACAATGAAACTcactataaaagaaaataaagaaagcaggGGGTAGGGTGGGCGGGAGGCCCAGCCTAAAGGGTTATTTTGGGAGAAGGGGACTATTCCGTTCCAATCTCGTCTTAAGAGAAGGCGATGAGATGCCAGACTCTTtcgattaaatgttttctgttaaGTCAACCCCAACGAAAGTAGAGGAAAATGAACTAATCCAGTTCTGTCCGGTCCACGGTGGACCTCAGGAGCGGGGAACAGATAGCCATTTGCCGACCGAAGGCTGCCCACAGGATCGTTACGCCGGTGGGGTGGGAGCCACAGTGGGCACAACGAAGCCCCTACCTCGGTGACACACACAGCCCTTCGTGCCCAGGGACGATGAGTCTCTCTCCCCGCGCTTGGCGCTCGCAGACACCGGCACCCTGCCGACCTTCCACCCGCATAGTTCGGAAGTGGCCTAGGAATCGATCTACCACTACAGATTCTTGGCTAACCCGGAGTCAGTGAGATGTGGGCACTATTATCTGCTCTTCGGGACGAGGGGGTGCTGAGGAGCGAATAGGGTTTTGTTTCTCCATGCGGGTTTTGCGCCCAAACGCGGAGTCCACCACCCAAAAACCCGTTCTCGGCCAGTGGCAGACGAGGCCAGTCTGCCCCGAGGCTGaccttctttctccctgtgtttgtgtggggtgggtgggaggttgAGTTTCTTCAGGGAGCTGCCAGCGGCTCTGCCCCCGGGCACTTCCTAACACCATTTCCTCCTCACTCGCAGTTCACACCCTTCTGAGGGCAGGGAATCCTGGCACCGAAGCGAAGCGTCCCTGAGCGCTTGGTGCTTCGGAAACCCAGAGGTCTGTGCcttggggagtggggagtgggacACGAGGGCGCAAGCACTACGGAGCCCTGACATGCCTTCTGTGTCTCCGCAGTGAAGGAGGAGGGTGACCGCGAGATATCCAGCTCTAGGGACAGTCCCCCTGTGCGCCTGAAAAAGCCACGGAAAGCGCGCACCGCCTTCACTGACCATCAGCTGGCGCAGCTGGAGCGTAGCTTCGAGAGGCAGAAATACCTGAGTGTGCAAGACCGCATGGAGCTGGCTGCCTCGCTCAACCTCACTGACACGCAGGTCAAAACCTGGTACCAGAACCGCAGGTGAGGTTTGGCTGCAGGACGGTCGGTCGGGGCCTTGGGTCCCTCCCTTGGGTCGCTCCCATTCTGTAAAAGTAGGGAAACCGAGGCTCTGAGAAAAGACCTTGCCCTAAGCCCCACAGTGAGTGACAGAAAGGCCACTAGACTGGCATCCAAGACAGGTGAACTGGCACAGAGGCTAATAGAGATTCAAGCCCTGCTCCACCTCAGCCTAAGTCACCATGGAACCAGGCCTAGGCTAGGTTTTGAGGCCTCTGGGCTCTTCAGATGGAAGGCCCAAGCCACGAAGGGAGAGTGGCAGTCCAAGTCTCCAGAAAAACAGAGAGGTCGGTCCTGAGGTGGTTGTACTAGGGATCAGTGGCCTCGTAGCGTAGCATTTACAGCCAAGAAAGGGCTCTCCTTACCCCAgctcctctgggagagcaagACTGGGAAATTGGTATTAGGACACTGGTCTTGAACCTACTTCTTAACCTCCTTGTTGGGCATTCATAGGATTTAAACACACCGGTAAGATACACGTGCACAGATATGTCAGTCTGCATAGTGACACACTCTCCCACATACTTAGCAGAGGCAGGAATGGTGCCTTCCATAAACAAGCCTCAGAACACACAGCCCCATTAATAATAAATACCGATTACGGCTTCAGGCATCAATAATTAAGGCTCGTTGCAGTAATTACACAATTATGACGATGAGGAATTATTCGGGGGAGGGGAACAGGGCTGGTGTGACTGAGCCCACCTCATGGAACCCAGGCAGGCATGCCCAGCCTCGCCCCAGGTGAGTGCAGAGCCTTGGGTTTCACTTCCTCACATCTGCCTTGCCCTAGGCCTCCCAACTTCTGGGCCAGAGGGATTTGGGACTAGCTAGCCCCGGGCCTCAAACTTAGGTGGCCTGAGTATGGTCAGAGAGAAAGGGCGTGCATTCCTCCAGAGAAATCTCTGCTTGGAGTCCCCTAGGCCTCTGGGGCTACCCTCCTGGGGGTTGGCTACCCAGTAGCCAGCTCCGCCACCCTCTCTGTCACTACAGTGTCATTAGGCCTCCTCAGGGGAAGCACATCCAGAGGGTACCCGacctgtgagtttgtatgtgcacTTTGGAGTCAGACAGTCTGGCTTGGAGCAGGGGCTCTGCTTGCCCCTTGCAGATGATCATGAAAACTGGCTCACAGGGCAAGGttttaatctgtaaaatggggacaacAGTCATGTAAAGCCAGTGGAAGATGGGATGATGCATGATGCATTTGACTTGGGAATCCATTATTTATTAACGAATTAGCATGCTCCCTGTTGGCCACCCCGTGGCTCTCTGTGCCAATCACTAGGAAGGGGCAAGGGTTGTGGAGTGTCCTAATCCTGATCCCTTCCTCTGCCTTGATTTCGGTTTCCAGGACTAAATGGAAGCGACAGACAGCCGTGGGGCTGGAGCTGCTGGCGGAGGCAGGCAATTACTCGGCGCTCCAGAGAATGTTCCCGTCGCCTTATTTCTACCCTCAGAGTCTCGTTTCCAACCTGGACCCGGGTGCCGCGCTCTATCTCTACCGCGGCCCCAGTGCGCCACCGCCTGCCCTCCAGAGACCTCTGGTGCCCCGCATCCTTATCCACGGACTCCAGGGCGCCAGCGAGCCGCCCCCGCCGCTGCCCCCGCTGCCTGGCGTCCTCCCGCGCGCCGCGCAGCCTCGGTGAGGCGCCCTCTTGCCCCTAGCCGTGCTCCGGGGCCCCCCAGCTCAGACTGGGCGCGGGTCCCTCCCGTCGCCCCGGGGCAGGGCTGCCCGGCTCCCCGCAGTGCCGCAACCTAGTGTCCCCGAGGGGGATAAATCCACTGAGGCTACCCCTTCGCTGCGTCCTCTCTCCTGGCTGCTCCACCCCAGAGCCACTTCCACCTGCCGGATGTACATACGCGCCCCTGCCCACCTCCCACCCAACCCCAAGTCCCTGCGGGCTTCCCTAAGTGCTCCCTGTCCCCTCAGCAGCAGGTAAGGACGCCGGTGACTGGCTCTCTCCGGTGCCCCAGCCTCGGGTTCACCCTTCTCCCCGCGCCTCTGCGGGACAGGGTGGGAGTGCTGTACGGAGcttccccctcccatctcctttATTCTTCCTGAGCCCCGGGCTAGCGGCAGAGCTGTACATACAGTGTGCAAAGTGTATATGAAGTTATTTATTCGTGACAGTGTCCGTGAATCAGTGAGTCTGTGGCCTGTGCCCTCCCCGTCCTGGGTGGGGCAGGAAGGGGCCGAGAGGGCTTGCCCATGCATCCGGGCCCCCCAGCCCCCTTCCCTTCCACCCAGGTCCCGGGGCACCCAGGCCTCTTGGGTTctcttttttaatgtggaaataaACTTCTTACAAATGACCAGGCGCCTGTCCGCGCTACCGTCCGTTGGTCCCCGCTCAGGccctctcccaccccttcctTCATAAGAAACTTCGGCATCTTTCACTACATTTCCTTCCATTCACAAAAAGTaaagttttctctccctcttgccCCGTTGTTCCACGGTTCCTGGGTGCTATGGTCATACGCAGGAGACACCAGGAGACCCCGGCTGGACTTTCAGGGCTCTCCCGGTTTCCACATCGAGGCGAGCCTGTAGCTCTTGGCCTCCCCACCTGACTCGCCCTGCTTCCACACGGGCACCACGGGCGAGGCCAGCGcctggcctgcctctgctgcgTGGCAGACCACGAAGCTCTCACTGAGCCGACTCATCTGGCTCAGACTAGGGCGCCGGCAGCTGGTGACCGGCCCGGGCGCGGGGCAGACAGATGGACTCCGAAGCCGCTCCCTGTTGCCCCACCCTCCTCGGCCCGGCGCCCTCCGCTCTGGCTACCCGCAGCTCATAGTCTCTAATGCCTGGTAGGACCCCACGGGCCTTCGCGAGCTTGACGCCCCATCAGGCAACCCCTTTGCCCGATCCGTCATCTACCCCCCATCCCCTTTGCCCTGGGAGAAATAGGAGCTGGGTAGGGGGCAGATCACACCACCCGCCTCTGGCTCTGAGATCTCAGGGGAGTCAGACTCCAGATCACGTTCAAAGGGCCAAGGTCACCTCCTGACCTCGTTCGGTCTCCCGGGATATGGGCGCAGGTGCTGCCCTCCCCCACACCACCTGCAGCACACCGAACAAGATGGAAGAAATGCCGGGAAGTTTGGATGCTTGCAAGCAAAAGTAACCTCCCAGCATTTCTGGCCCAACTGTTCTGGGAGAGAACCTggcagtggagggagggggcGCATTCAGAAAGTAACCCCCCCTCCTCCCGGCAACCACAGCCAGTTCGGCTActgtttcctccccaccccccagcatccTCACACccaggcttttcttttctggGATGGTGGGGGTATTATTCTAATTTTGCAAAATGCACAGCAGCTAATTAAGTCAAGGAGCCCCTCGGCTTTCAAGTTCTTTTGCATGTGAATGCGGGTTGGTAAATCCCTCGATCTGGCTGTGGTGGGGTGTGAGGGGGGACTGTCCCCAACTCAGGGTTAATGAAGTGGGAAAGGAGTCTCTCATAGCCTCCtgcaaacaaaaccccccaagcAACAAACCCTGCCCAAATCCTACACGGATTGACTTAAACCCAGGGGATAAGTGCTTTAAATTAATCTCATTGAATAAGAATGAGACCAAACAAAACTCtttaaaatcatattaaaaatctatcaaaggacaacttgcggCGGTGTGCTTTTCATTTTGTGAGAGTGGAGGAGGCAGGCTGGAGCAGCCACCCTCACATTTACACAGTGCAGTGTAAACCGCAGACACATTCTGACTATGTAATTGTCCTTGTACCGCAGAGGCCATTTCATATCTTACATTAATGAAGAACAAGGCTTCCCTACAAgtttataattacaatattttaaattgtcCTGCACATCCCGTCTGTAATAACTCCACAACCTCTGCAGTGAGGTGGGCTTGAGTCTCCCATCCATTTACAAGGCCAAATTGGTTTCTCTGTTCCTAACTCAGGGGCTGGGTGCcctcatttaaaacagaaaaaaaaaaaatgaccatgaGAGACCCCCATGGACCAAACAATAGGCAggccctgaaacacactctctctTCTAAATCTGGACTCCCTCCAAAGGGCAGGGGCAACCAAGTTTGAAGAGGTTGGCTTTTCTAGCTGGCCCTGAGCTACGAGGCTTTTGGAACCTgggcttcttttcctttctttctttctttctttttttaaattgggggCACTACCCCAACAACTTGGCTTTATAGTTTTCTGTGGTCTAGCAGACTGATAAAGTTTGATGGTCATGGAGGCAAACAGGAAAGGCCTGTTAATCACTTCTCGATCAGGGAAACTTGTCGCTGCAAAGGTCTGAAGTTCCCATCGCTGGGAgtggcttctgctgcctgtgaagTGCTGGACCCAGCCATTGGCAGCTTAGACTCACTTGCACTGTGAGGCCCATTGCCCCTTCTCTCCTGTGCCAGGGAGGAGAGAAATCAAAGCGGCCCTCTGACTCTCAGAACCGTCCTCAGCTGGGCTCTGCTTGGCCCCGGCTCCTGTGGGAGTGGAGGACACCATGATGTCTACTGCAGACAGCTGCTCAAGGGCTCCCTGCCCTCCAGTGGTGGCTCTTCACAAGATGGACAGCAGTGGACTGCAAATGGGGAAGGCTCTGGACCCCAAAACAAGCATCTACAGCCACAGCACCCCCTTTGCTGTCTGAATCTCCTGAGACTTTAATATGGTAACCAGGCTGATTTGAGAGAATGCCAAGTCCGGGACCCTACAAAAAGGTATgattaaaaatacacacaaaatcagaCTATGTACACTGGAATTAGGCTAACATTGTGTCCATCTGATACCTGGGATGTACATCCTATCAAGATCCATAAGAGATTCATTTGAAGGTTATTTAAACTGAGAGAACATTAACCCTAAATCTGCCAAGTCTGTCTCCTGATGACTGGGTACTCTGTTACCTAAGCACCAAGTCCACCAGCATCTTTAACAAGACACCCTTGCTAGTCAGAAAAATACACGTGTACATTACAATTTTAGGGTCAGTCATTTAGAAGGTCTCAGCACGCCTCACGGCCCTGCGGCTGAGCTGTTAGGGCCTGTtgctgggaggcagacacaggtttCTATGTGGCCATGCCTGATTACAGGCACTAATCCTGTTTTCACACAGCTGGGTGACTCCTCATAGTCTCAGTCCTCATTTCCCTTCAAAAGCATGCACGGGAGTCCTTACAAACCCAAAGAAAGGTGGCCGATTTGTCCAGTCAGTTCACAcctgctgcagctgcagagcatcCTCACAAACATCACCAGCAGGCTCTGAGTCTGCGACTGCCAGTCCTGGCAAGGCCATGCTCCCCGCACagggtttttttcccctagtGTTGGTGTTAACTGATCCTCCACCCTGCCTGCTCTCAGGAGAGGAGCAAAGTGGCACTACAGTACTTGCCCTAGGGCTTCAGAGGGCCAGGGTGGGCTGGGCACACAGGAACCTGAACAGAGCACACTGAGCTTTTTAACCCTTTCTCTCCTGAGTCCTCTGTAATGTCCAAATCTTACATTTATTGGGAAATCAATACGCTCCAGGGGTCCTCTTTCAAGCCTCCCAGAAACACAATGGTGTGTGGGGGTTCTGGGTCTAGGTCACAACACAAAGACCTCAGACCTCGAAGAGAAGACAGGCTCCGATGGGAAAAGGCGAGCTCGGGTGCTAGTGCCTTTTGACTTCAAAGGCAGATAATAAAAAGGCAACAGTCAGTCAATTAGCCCAGAGAGAGCTAGTCTTCTGTGGACATGAAAGGGGAGGCGATGCACATGGCACTATGCTGTGCTTATGGAAGAAAGCAGTGTTTTTGACCCAAAGCGAAAGCTCTCTCGGTCCTTCCTCACAGaacatgcagacactaagaaaatAGCTATTCAACAAACACTTTATCCTTTTGTACAAGTTCAGTTCCAGTTTTTAACATTCCATCTGACAACACTCATGCAATACATGTATGGCAGCTTCATCTGGCGAGCTCGCCAGGAGCCACACTCTTCCAGGCTGATACACAGGATGTTTTGCTGTCCCTGTGCACAATCTTGCAAGAGGCCAGAGCAAAGGCAGGTGACTGTCTAGCACTGGCTCCTGCCTGCTGGTTTCCATCAGGGCTCCTCCTCCAACAGGTCTGTGTTCACGAAGTTTCCCTGATAAGAACAGGACATCAATCTAAAGCCACAGGGCCTGTCGATCTACCCTGACCTGGTCCTGTAGAGAgattaaaaaccaaaagaagctGGCTGGTTGGTGGTGAGCTTCTGGATGTAGGAGCAGCTTCATTCTCTCCGCGGCCTGGCCTTGCTGGGTACCACCTGAAAGCCCCGCT of Peromyscus maniculatus bairdii isolate BWxNUB_F1_BW_parent chromosome 4, HU_Pman_BW_mat_3.1, whole genome shotgun sequence contains these proteins:
- the Barhl1 gene encoding barH-like 1 homeobox protein encodes the protein MEGSNGFGIDSILSHRAGSPALPKGDPLLGDCRSPLELSPRSESSSDCSSPASPGRDCLETSTSRPGAASGPGLDSHLQPGQLSAPAQSRTVTSSFLIRDILADCKPLAACAPYSSSGQPAAPEPGGRLAAKAGEDFRDKLDKSVSSASSDSEYKVKEEGDREISSSRDSPPVRLKKPRKARTAFTDHQLAQLERSFERQKYLSVQDRMELAASLNLTDTQVKTWYQNRRTKWKRQTAVGLELLAEAGNYSALQRMFPSPYFYPQSLVSNLDPGAALYLYRGPSAPPPALQRPLVPRILIHGLQGASEPPPPLPPLPGVLPRAAQPR